A genomic stretch from Deinococcus roseus includes:
- a CDS encoding VOC family protein, giving the protein MSSNIPETLPYLALGPDQVGLHPQGHRAPARLRLGTVTLQVADLQASVAFYQQVIGFEVKSLQEGVARMGVPGEPEVLLELREKKGVRPAVHRGRLGLYHFAVLLPTQADLGRFIRHAQGLGVHVGMSDHHYSEATYLKDPDGISIEVYRDRPQQDWVVSVEGEILGGGDPLDVQKLQEAARDVPYQGLPAGSTMGHLHFYVEDLQDAARFYHQGLGLDQVGWRHPTALFLSRDGYHHHIGLNTWAKGSPVSSEEDARLLTWELLLPTDRDLEPMKSSLQEAGFGVRDVGGADGFQASDPWGITVWVRSVEPEVLSL; this is encoded by the coding sequence ATGTCCAGCAACATTCCAGAAACCCTGCCTTACCTTGCTCTGGGTCCCGATCAGGTGGGTTTGCACCCCCAGGGACACCGCGCTCCTGCCCGGCTCAGGCTGGGCACCGTGACCTTGCAGGTGGCGGACCTGCAGGCTTCGGTGGCTTTTTACCAGCAGGTGATTGGTTTTGAGGTGAAGTCCCTGCAGGAAGGTGTGGCGAGGATGGGGGTTCCAGGGGAACCGGAGGTGCTGCTTGAGCTGCGGGAGAAAAAAGGGGTGCGGCCTGCAGTGCACCGGGGCAGGCTGGGCCTGTACCACTTTGCCGTTTTGCTGCCCACCCAGGCCGATCTGGGGCGTTTCATCCGGCACGCACAGGGGCTGGGGGTGCATGTGGGCATGTCCGACCACCATTACAGCGAGGCCACCTACCTGAAAGATCCGGATGGCATCAGCATCGAGGTGTACCGCGACCGTCCCCAGCAGGACTGGGTGGTGAGTGTGGAAGGGGAAATCCTGGGTGGAGGAGACCCGCTGGATGTGCAAAAACTGCAGGAGGCTGCCAGGGATGTGCCTTACCAGGGGCTCCCGGCGGGCAGCACCATGGGTCACCTGCATTTTTATGTGGAGGACCTGCAGGACGCTGCGCGTTTCTACCACCAGGGCCTGGGGCTGGATCAGGTGGGGTGGCGGCATCCCACGGCATTGTTTCTGTCCAGGGACGGTTACCACCACCACATTGGCCTCAACACCTGGGCCAAGGGGTCTCCGGTGTCTTCTGAGGAAGATGCCCGTTTGTTGACCTGGGAATTGCTGCTTCCCACAGACCGGGATCTGGAGCCCATGAAGAGCAGTTTGCAGGAGGCTGGTTTTGGCGTGCGGGACGTTGGGGGCGCAGATGGTTTTCAGGCTTCGGATCCCTGGGGCATCACCGTGTGGGTGCGGAGTGTTGAGCCTGAAGTCCTGAGCCTCTGA
- a CDS encoding GAF domain-containing protein, whose product MNAKDSQTAEATRLEHLYRYGILDTPAEEAFDSIVEDLGVILNIPLVLLGFTDQDRQWFKASLHFEAPEIPRSEAFCTSTFHEAKPLLIEDLSQHSLFQKHAMVRQGPRLRAYAGVPLLDPSGQRLGTLCVLDDQPRTFSAWDVQVMQRFSQRTTLALEQRLQTHTQQSWHHRLLMLEAAQEGMVIVGAQGLILGSNQAATELSGLPWQPGTPFRFSDLRVEEQVEGIAVYAQQGGPGYFTLQQKTLVEGAEGVQMLLLKPYGIRLYRPQTDFPRKNRL is encoded by the coding sequence ATGAATGCCAAGGATTCACAAACCGCAGAAGCCACCCGCCTGGAACACCTGTACCGTTACGGCATCCTGGACACCCCGGCCGAGGAGGCTTTTGACAGCATTGTTGAAGACCTCGGGGTGATCCTCAACATCCCCCTGGTGCTGCTGGGGTTCACCGATCAGGACCGGCAATGGTTCAAGGCCAGCCTGCATTTTGAAGCCCCCGAAATTCCACGTTCCGAGGCGTTCTGCACATCCACCTTCCATGAGGCAAAGCCCCTGCTCATCGAAGACCTCAGCCAGCACAGCCTGTTCCAGAAACACGCCATGGTGAGGCAAGGTCCCCGCCTGCGTGCTTACGCAGGGGTTCCCCTGCTGGACCCCTCAGGACAGCGCCTCGGCACCCTGTGTGTGCTTGATGACCAGCCCAGAACCTTCAGCGCCTGGGACGTGCAGGTGATGCAGCGCTTCTCACAGCGCACCACCCTCGCCCTCGAACAGCGCCTGCAAACCCACACCCAGCAATCCTGGCACCACCGGCTGTTGATGCTGGAAGCCGCCCAGGAAGGCATGGTGATCGTTGGAGCCCAGGGGCTGATTCTGGGCTCCAACCAGGCCGCCACAGAACTCAGCGGCCTCCCCTGGCAACCCGGCACCCCCTTTCGGTTCTCCGATCTGCGCGTGGAAGAACAGGTGGAAGGCATCGCGGTGTACGCGCAGCAAGGCGGCCCCGGATACTTCACCCTGCAACAGAAAACCCTGGTGGAAGGTGCAGAAGGCGTGCAAATGCTGCTCCTCAAACCTTACGGCATCCGGCTCTACCGGCCCCAGACGGACTTCCCCAGAAAAAACCGCCTGTAA
- a CDS encoding LacI family DNA-binding transcriptional regulator — MSKPTLTLEDIAQLTGVSAMTVSRVLSGKSGVSEATRRKVLETVQNVGYVPNLNARALAGSRTRVLGMLVPDFSTQYISELARGAGEAAIQAGYELVCYTNSHHPQANFTHVTLITRGLVDGLIVVLPDLSDQQLDALSRINLKLVIVDHRHEVPDVPSIDADNYRGARLMMDHLLSLGHTRIGFISGRPDTRASLERLRGYRESLQLHGLPIDETLIRPGNFLQPEGFTQTQHLLSLLQPPTAIFAANDLMAFGAMDAIRGRGLRIPEDLSVAGFDDIPMSAHLHPGLTTVHQPLSEMGSAATRMLVNLLSGTDIPGPRLELRTELRVRQSTGKAPRGQQTTP; from the coding sequence ATGAGCAAACCCACCCTGACCCTGGAAGACATCGCACAACTCACCGGCGTGTCGGCCATGACGGTGTCCCGGGTGCTGAGCGGCAAAAGCGGGGTCTCCGAAGCCACCCGCCGCAAAGTGCTGGAAACCGTGCAGAACGTCGGATACGTGCCCAACCTCAACGCCCGCGCCCTGGCAGGCAGCCGCACCCGGGTGCTGGGCATGCTGGTCCCCGACTTCTCCACCCAGTACATCTCCGAACTCGCCAGAGGCGCAGGAGAAGCCGCCATCCAGGCCGGATACGAACTGGTGTGCTACACCAACTCCCACCACCCCCAGGCCAACTTCACCCACGTCACCCTGATCACCCGCGGACTGGTGGACGGCCTGATCGTGGTGCTCCCCGACCTCTCCGACCAGCAACTGGACGCCCTCTCCAGAATCAACCTCAAACTGGTGATCGTGGACCACCGCCACGAAGTGCCAGACGTGCCCTCCATCGACGCCGACAACTACCGCGGAGCCCGCCTGATGATGGACCACCTGCTGTCCCTCGGGCACACCCGCATCGGCTTCATCTCTGGACGACCAGACACCCGTGCCTCCCTGGAACGCCTGCGGGGCTACCGTGAAAGCCTGCAGTTGCATGGCCTCCCCATCGATGAAACCCTGATCCGACCCGGCAACTTCCTGCAACCGGAAGGGTTCACCCAGACCCAGCACCTGCTCTCCCTTCTGCAGCCCCCCACCGCCATTTTTGCCGCCAACGACCTGATGGCCTTCGGGGCCATGGACGCCATCCGCGGAAGGGGCCTGCGCATCCCCGAAGACCTCAGCGTGGCCGGCTTCGACGACATCCCCATGTCCGCCCACCTGCACCCCGGACTCACCACCGTGCACCAGCCCCTCTCAGAAATGGGCAGCGCAGCCACCAGAATGCTGGTCAATCTGCTCTCGGGCACGGACATCCCTGGACCCAGGCTGGAACTCCGCACCGAACTCAGAGTGCGCCAATCCACCGGGAAAGCACCCCGGGGCCAGCAAACAACCCCCTGA
- a CDS encoding serine hydrolase domain-containing protein, which produces MKTILQNTLKTTLQNTLKTTLQNTLKKTLVLSLPLLLGSAPAQSSDLQDRLSPLVDRFHDTLGFMGTIIINEKGKTVFEKSVGMADLEHAIPNTADTVHRVASVTKSFTAVAVLKLQEEGKLKVTDPVSKYLPDYPNGDNITLHQLLTHTSGIFNYTERADLTTLIHERPTLEQLTQKFASEPVDFAPGGPYHYSNSGYILLGRVIEVASGMRYQDYLQQKVLAPLGFQKSNFFPDDAQVPNRAEGYTQAGDTFQKADLFNFEVVHAAGGFSATARELVQWLPGLAEGKVLSKASLQTMFTPHVYAPGGSYGYGLVVSRIMGKEYLNHAGSLPGGSSYIAYFPQEQISVVMLSNVTGQDSQALFNRLFLAYNRPQ; this is translated from the coding sequence ATGAAGACAATCCTGCAAAACACCCTGAAGACAACCCTGCAAAACACCCTGAAGACAACCCTGCAAAACACCCTGAAGAAAACCCTGGTGCTGTCCCTGCCCCTGTTGCTGGGCAGCGCCCCTGCCCAGTCCAGTGACCTGCAAGACCGCCTCTCCCCGCTGGTGGACCGCTTCCATGACACGCTGGGTTTCATGGGCACCATCATCATCAACGAAAAAGGCAAAACGGTGTTTGAAAAGTCGGTGGGCATGGCAGACCTGGAGCATGCCATCCCCAACACCGCAGACACCGTGCACCGGGTGGCCTCTGTCACCAAGAGCTTCACGGCTGTGGCGGTGCTCAAATTGCAAGAAGAAGGCAAACTGAAGGTCACCGACCCCGTCAGCAAGTACCTCCCGGATTACCCCAACGGAGACAACATCACCCTGCACCAGCTGCTGACCCACACCTCCGGCATCTTCAATTACACCGAACGGGCAGACCTGACCACCCTGATCCACGAACGACCCACGCTGGAACAACTCACCCAGAAATTCGCCAGTGAACCCGTGGATTTCGCCCCCGGAGGACCCTACCATTACAGCAACTCCGGGTACATCCTGCTGGGAAGGGTGATCGAGGTGGCCTCTGGCATGCGTTACCAGGATTACCTGCAACAGAAGGTGCTTGCTCCTCTGGGCTTCCAGAAATCCAACTTCTTCCCGGATGATGCGCAGGTTCCCAACCGCGCAGAAGGCTACACCCAGGCAGGGGACACTTTCCAGAAAGCAGATCTGTTCAATTTCGAGGTGGTTCATGCCGCAGGAGGGTTCTCTGCCACCGCCAGAGAACTGGTTCAGTGGCTTCCTGGCCTTGCAGAGGGCAAAGTCCTGAGCAAAGCATCCCTCCAGACCATGTTCACCCCCCATGTGTATGCACCAGGAGGGTCTTATGGTTACGGGCTGGTGGTTTCCAGGATCATGGGCAAAGAATACCTGAACCACGCTGGTTCCCTGCCAGGAGGCAGCTCTTACATTGCCTATTTTCCCCAGGAGCAGATCAGTGTGGTGATGCTCTCCAACGTCACCGGGCAGGACTCACAGGCCCTGTTCAACCGGTTGTTTCTGGCCTACAACCGCCCCCAGTAA
- a CDS encoding diguanylate cyclase domain-containing protein, which yields MPSAPLPIGILLDACDAYQQPIITGLQRTLEQHGLSSVVFVGRELRSPHRGHQQANRVYQLAHQQMLRGLVVFTASLGNALSDQEFLDFLQPYAGLPAVTIGRKLPGWPAVMPDNLSGMRALMQHLLQVRGCQRFLLVRGIEHNADSQEREGEFRQALQQAGIAFDEDHVLTGGFYGPRARELALQFFQHPQNRDIDAVVCLNDEMALGVMAALKTLHLRVPEDVLVTGFDDIQEGRLHLPPLTTVSQGLEAQGEAAAHLMAELLGGAPAPEMRKVPSQLLLRQSTGLLNTSSNPHVLQLLPEAAGLHQLFLDTLEKQGDLQQVLVRWNALMFQRMSQGLSLEVLDDVLCHWSTQPLDGWDVAQLQQHRALLSEMHSQLFQAQRIAMMHQHASETAHHRFATQNSLVFHSRIDLPDLMQAFLWYVRQLEVQHFYLTVFQDDPPGTAMLMLDLDHPDAAPMAFSGQHLLPMQVVHGLRSGQWWVYPLSTAGEWYGCMVFQAPRGWQVHHETFRSVLTESYHQFWQREQLQAHASQLEWQVQLRTHELQAEILVRQATEQQLQEANRELERLALLDGLTGLYNRMALERKLHEEFLDHRRRERPLGVILCDVDFFKKYNDLYGHPQGDECLRRVARILQGAARRPRDMAARYGGEEFLLLLPETDLAGCLRVAEDIRLRLQALHLPHAASEVAEQVTLSLGVVSVLPETGMRVQDLVQQADQALYHSKQQGRNRATAFHLSI from the coding sequence ATGCCCAGTGCCCCCCTTCCCATCGGAATCTTGCTGGACGCCTGTGATGCTTACCAGCAGCCCATCATCACGGGACTGCAGCGCACACTGGAGCAACATGGCCTCTCCAGTGTGGTGTTTGTGGGACGCGAATTGCGCTCTCCCCACCGGGGCCACCAGCAGGCCAACCGGGTGTACCAGCTGGCCCACCAGCAGATGCTGCGTGGTCTGGTGGTGTTCACGGCTTCGCTGGGAAATGCCCTCTCAGACCAGGAATTTCTGGATTTTCTGCAGCCTTATGCCGGGCTTCCTGCGGTCACCATTGGCCGCAAACTTCCCGGTTGGCCTGCCGTGATGCCAGACAACCTGTCGGGCATGCGGGCTTTGATGCAGCACCTGCTGCAGGTCCGGGGGTGCCAGCGTTTTCTGCTGGTGCGGGGCATCGAGCACAATGCAGACTCCCAGGAAAGGGAAGGGGAGTTTCGTCAGGCTTTGCAGCAAGCCGGGATTGCTTTTGATGAAGACCATGTGCTGACCGGAGGTTTTTACGGACCCAGAGCCAGAGAACTCGCCCTGCAGTTCTTTCAGCACCCCCAGAACCGGGACATTGACGCAGTGGTGTGTCTGAACGATGAAATGGCGCTGGGCGTGATGGCCGCCCTGAAAACCCTGCACCTGCGGGTGCCAGAAGATGTGCTGGTCACCGGCTTCGATGACATTCAGGAGGGCCGACTGCACCTCCCTCCCCTCACCACGGTCAGCCAGGGTCTGGAAGCCCAGGGAGAGGCCGCCGCCCACCTGATGGCTGAACTGCTGGGAGGTGCCCCTGCCCCTGAAATGCGCAAGGTGCCTTCACAGCTGCTGTTGCGGCAATCCACAGGCCTGTTGAACACCTCCAGCAATCCCCATGTCCTGCAGTTGCTCCCAGAGGCTGCAGGGTTGCACCAGCTGTTTCTGGACACCCTTGAAAAACAGGGAGATTTGCAGCAGGTGCTGGTCCGCTGGAATGCCCTGATGTTCCAGCGCATGTCGCAGGGACTTTCGCTGGAGGTGCTGGACGATGTGCTGTGCCACTGGAGCACCCAGCCCCTGGATGGCTGGGACGTTGCCCAGCTGCAGCAGCACCGTGCGCTGCTCTCAGAAATGCACAGCCAGCTGTTTCAGGCCCAGAGAATTGCCATGATGCACCAGCATGCCAGCGAAACCGCCCACCACCGCTTTGCCACCCAGAACAGCCTGGTGTTTCACAGCCGCATTGATTTGCCTGACCTGATGCAGGCTTTCCTGTGGTATGTGCGGCAACTGGAAGTGCAGCATTTTTACCTCACGGTTTTTCAGGACGATCCCCCCGGCACAGCAATGCTGATGCTGGACCTGGACCACCCGGATGCTGCTCCAATGGCTTTTTCGGGCCAGCACCTGTTGCCAATGCAGGTGGTGCACGGGCTGCGCAGCGGACAGTGGTGGGTGTATCCGCTGTCCACGGCAGGAGAATGGTATGGCTGCATGGTGTTTCAGGCCCCCAGAGGGTGGCAGGTGCACCATGAAACCTTCCGCAGTGTGCTCACCGAGAGCTACCACCAGTTCTGGCAGCGCGAACAGCTGCAGGCCCACGCCAGCCAGCTGGAATGGCAGGTACAACTGCGCACCCATGAACTGCAAGCAGAAATCCTGGTGCGTCAGGCCACCGAGCAGCAACTGCAGGAAGCCAACAGGGAACTGGAACGGCTGGCTTTGCTGGACGGCCTCACCGGGCTGTACAACCGCATGGCCCTGGAGCGCAAACTCCACGAGGAATTTCTGGACCACCGCAGGCGCGAACGCCCCCTGGGGGTGATTCTGTGCGATGTGGATTTCTTCAAGAAGTACAACGACCTGTACGGCCATCCCCAGGGTGACGAATGCCTCAGGCGGGTGGCCCGCATTTTGCAGGGTGCAGCCAGAAGGCCCCGTGACATGGCTGCCCGTTACGGAGGCGAGGAATTCCTGCTGCTCCTGCCAGAAACCGATCTGGCCGGGTGCCTGAGGGTGGCAGAAGACATCCGTTTGCGGTTGCAGGCTTTGCACTTGCCCCATGCGGCCTCTGAAGTGGCCGAGCAGGTCACCCTCAGCCTGGGGGTGGTGAGTGTGCTTCCGGAAACAGGCATGCGGGTCCAGGATCTGGTCCAGCAGGCCGATCAGGCCCTCTACCATTCCAAACAGCAGGGCCGCAACCGTGCCACTGCCTTTCACCTGTCCATTTAG
- a CDS encoding TrkH family potassium uptake protein: MVKFSRSLNPFQMIALTFLIGLVVGTVLLSLPFSAAPDKEVGVLHALFTATSALCITGLNVLDTASTFSVWGELVIMVLIQMGGLGILTFGTAFAVFAGRRIGVQERLTLATQLGGVNSGEVKQILLQIFRFVVVIELAGTLLLYLHFLPIEGPLRGLYFAAFHAVSAFNNAGFSLYPDSLMRFAGDAYLNLVVSVLVILGSMGFLVMASWLLHLQKPRQHRLDLNAWISLWTPAFLLLLGFVTITALEWNNPGTLGKLPWTDRLVAGFFHSVSPRSVGFNTVDYGLMHHGTLLITIMLMFVGGNPGSTGGGIKTTTFFVLITSMWSMLRGRGEMVAFKRRIEMDTVMRAGVVAVMSLSIIVFALFLLTLTEQQNLASGKLSLLQIIFETFSAFCTVGLSMNATGQFSDAGKIILIVLMYIGRIGPLTFAIALSTRSVKGALVHYPADRNIQIG, encoded by the coding sequence ATGGTCAAATTCAGCCGTTCCCTCAACCCTTTCCAGATGATTGCCCTGACCTTCCTGATCGGTCTGGTGGTGGGCACGGTGCTGCTGTCTTTGCCTTTCAGTGCAGCACCCGACAAAGAGGTTGGGGTGCTGCACGCACTCTTCACGGCCACCAGTGCCCTGTGCATCACCGGGCTGAACGTGCTGGACACCGCCAGCACCTTCAGTGTGTGGGGCGAACTGGTGATCATGGTGCTGATCCAGATGGGCGGACTGGGCATCCTGACCTTCGGGACGGCCTTCGCGGTTTTTGCCGGGCGGCGCATCGGGGTGCAGGAACGCCTGACCCTGGCGACCCAGCTGGGTGGGGTGAATTCTGGAGAGGTCAAGCAAATCCTGTTGCAGATTTTCCGCTTCGTGGTGGTGATTGAACTGGCCGGAACCCTGCTGCTGTACCTGCATTTCCTGCCCATCGAAGGCCCTCTGCGGGGGCTGTACTTCGCTGCGTTTCATGCAGTGAGTGCCTTCAACAATGCTGGTTTTTCCCTTTACCCGGACAGCCTGATGCGTTTTGCAGGAGACGCCTACCTGAACCTGGTGGTCTCGGTGCTGGTGATTCTGGGCAGCATGGGGTTTCTGGTGATGGCTTCTTGGCTGCTGCACCTGCAGAAACCCAGGCAGCACCGCCTGGACCTGAACGCCTGGATTTCCCTGTGGACCCCCGCTTTCCTGCTGCTGCTGGGGTTTGTGACCATCACGGCCCTGGAATGGAACAATCCGGGCACCCTGGGCAAACTGCCCTGGACCGACCGACTGGTGGCTGGATTTTTTCATTCGGTGTCCCCGAGGTCGGTGGGCTTCAACACCGTCGATTACGGCCTGATGCACCACGGAACCCTGCTGATCACCATCATGCTGATGTTCGTGGGGGGCAATCCAGGCTCCACCGGAGGCGGCATCAAAACCACCACCTTCTTTGTGCTGATCACCAGCATGTGGAGCATGCTGCGTGGACGGGGCGAGATGGTGGCATTCAAACGGCGCATCGAGATGGACACCGTGATGCGGGCGGGCGTGGTGGCGGTGATGTCGCTGAGCATCATCGTGTTTGCGCTGTTTCTGCTGACCCTCACCGAACAGCAAAACCTGGCGAGCGGAAAACTCAGCCTGCTGCAAATCATTTTCGAGACCTTCAGTGCCTTTTGCACCGTGGGCCTCAGCATGAACGCCACCGGGCAATTCTCAGATGCCGGAAAAATCATCCTGATTGTCCTGATGTACATCGGCAGAATTGGGCCGCTGACCTTCGCCATTGCCCTGAGCACCCGCTCTGTCAAAGGGGCACTGGTGCATTACCCGGCAGACCGCAACATCCAGATCGGTTGA
- a CDS encoding potassium channel family protein, whose amino-acid sequence MKRQQYLVIGLGRFGTAVATTLYQLGHEVVAIDEQEENVQRIMNQVTHVAMVDATDERALAAIGIQDFDVVVVAIGADVKANILTTVAAKSAGARYVVCKAIDDMTRRVLEKVGADMVVRPEHDMGVRLARKLVRPHSFDDIDLGNDYAIVEVHATQRIEGSLRDLNLTNRFGVQVIALKKGSQVRITPKADDRVAEHDTLVVVGTIESVEKLLNYAENT is encoded by the coding sequence ATGAAAAGACAGCAATATCTGGTGATCGGTCTGGGCCGCTTCGGAACAGCAGTGGCCACCACCCTGTACCAGCTTGGCCATGAAGTGGTCGCCATCGACGAGCAGGAAGAGAACGTGCAGCGCATCATGAACCAGGTCACCCACGTGGCCATGGTGGATGCCACCGATGAACGGGCACTGGCCGCCATTGGCATTCAGGATTTTGATGTGGTGGTTGTGGCCATCGGGGCAGATGTCAAAGCCAACATCCTGACCACGGTGGCCGCCAAAAGCGCAGGGGCCAGATACGTGGTCTGCAAGGCCATCGATGACATGACCCGAAGGGTGCTGGAAAAAGTGGGGGCAGACATGGTGGTGCGCCCCGAGCACGACATGGGGGTGCGGCTGGCCCGCAAGCTGGTGCGGCCCCACAGCTTCGATGACATCGACCTGGGCAACGATTACGCCATTGTGGAGGTGCATGCCACCCAGCGCATCGAGGGAAGCTTGCGGGATTTGAATTTGACCAACCGTTTCGGGGTGCAGGTGATTGCCCTCAAGAAAGGCAGTCAGGTGCGCATCACCCCCAAGGCCGATGACCGGGTCGCGGAGCACGACACCCTGGTGGTGGTGGGCACCATCGAGAGTGTCGAGAAGCTGCTGAATTACGCTGAGAACACCTGA
- a CDS encoding carboxypeptidase-like regulatory domain-containing protein, whose translation MKNPLKNSVAITLSALLMGISGPAFAQQSVMVSGVVLGTNGKPIPKAKVIIRPALTSGQVDVRTNANGKYEAFVLPRLPYHAYATAEFKYLNRTYCLRVAPEKSQGYETFTPSKNQVLNFKLKLSGEIEDLENGFWGGEIRLFRRDVEQGDTAELTFTPQGPLVDGSTGKVVKRTENEYLMVYDIPIGQYKVSGVLHKANGSTVPLLLSPNDDQYKNEALFEFKPSGCSVVTHGIERGFLYYKPVTAP comes from the coding sequence ATGAAAAACCCTCTGAAAAATTCTGTTGCAATCACCCTTTCTGCCCTTCTGATGGGCATTTCAGGCCCCGCTTTTGCACAGCAATCTGTCATGGTCAGCGGCGTGGTGCTGGGCACCAACGGCAAGCCCATCCCGAAGGCAAAAGTGATCATCCGCCCGGCCCTCACCAGTGGACAGGTGGATGTGCGCACCAATGCAAACGGCAAATACGAGGCTTTTGTGCTGCCCAGACTGCCTTACCATGCCTACGCCACCGCAGAATTCAAGTACCTGAACAGAACCTACTGCCTGAGGGTCGCCCCCGAGAAAAGCCAGGGTTATGAGACCTTCACGCCCAGCAAAAACCAGGTGTTGAACTTCAAACTGAAACTCTCTGGCGAGATCGAAGACCTGGAAAATGGCTTCTGGGGAGGGGAGATCCGGCTGTTCAGGCGCGATGTGGAGCAGGGTGACACCGCCGAACTGACCTTCACCCCCCAGGGTCCCCTGGTTGATGGCAGCACCGGAAAAGTGGTGAAAAGAACGGAAAACGAGTACCTGATGGTCTACGACATCCCCATTGGGCAGTACAAAGTCAGCGGGGTCCTGCACAAAGCCAATGGCAGCACGGTTCCCCTGCTGCTCAGCCCCAACGACGACCAGTACAAAAACGAAGCCCTTTTTGAATTCAAACCCTCGGGGTGCAGTGTGGTCACCCACGGCATCGAACGCGGCTTTTTGTACTACAAACCCGTCACTGCTCCCTGA
- a CDS encoding Na/Pi cotransporter family protein, translating to MFLLLTGLALFLYGVSLAGSSLQALLGKGMRRMLAQVTRSTFGAALVGTAVTAVAQSGTMITLITVDFVNAGILRLRQALIVALAAGIGGTLTVQLLSLNLENIQYPLIGASLLLTSKRILGGKLGQALLGFGLLFLGLDLLMDSLSPLKNDPLARQIISLLADHPLTLTLFGVFLAAVLLQSSNATATLGLAFLGGGLITEVQSIALIVGANIGTTVSAVTASLNSNVDARRAAIGHLALKILFGVVVVVFAGQVAGWISAFSAGGERFVANVHTLFNVLVLLVVVPFLTPIVRLLERVIPTPPDPHAPRYLDLEQPVQDPELLYGLALRETVHVAERTEGLYEMAIQRLHGKDVQEQVEAGEQHVDRLVNTVVITLGRLSGKVEESRLSALLLAVNELEAIADLCKRLVRQPRKLERRGHRFSSEGERELLDSAAQLREHMVRCVTSLSERRNLVQDGEAFEKKLIAQRISHLHRLSEKSDSRESSSIHLDIMTVLEQIHSGFNRVARLSEEI from the coding sequence ATGTTCTTGCTTCTCACGGGCCTGGCCCTTTTTCTGTATGGTGTTTCCCTGGCGGGGAGCAGCCTGCAGGCTTTGCTGGGAAAAGGCATGCGCCGCATGCTGGCCCAGGTCACCCGTTCCACCTTTGGGGCGGCCCTGGTGGGCACGGCGGTCACTGCTGTGGCCCAGTCGGGCACCATGATCACCCTCATCACCGTTGATTTTGTCAATGCCGGGATCCTGCGCCTCAGGCAGGCCCTGATTGTGGCTCTGGCCGCAGGCATCGGGGGCACCCTCACGGTGCAACTGCTGTCCCTGAACCTGGAGAACATCCAGTACCCCCTGATCGGAGCCAGTTTGCTGCTGACCAGCAAACGCATCCTGGGGGGCAAACTCGGTCAGGCCCTGCTGGGTTTTGGTTTGTTGTTTCTGGGTCTGGACCTGCTGATGGATTCGCTGTCTCCCCTGAAAAACGACCCTCTGGCCCGTCAAATCATTTCCCTGCTGGCCGACCATCCCCTCACCCTCACGCTGTTTGGGGTGTTTCTGGCGGCGGTGCTCTTGCAGAGCAGCAATGCCACTGCCACCCTCGGTCTGGCTTTTCTGGGCGGCGGCCTGATCACAGAGGTGCAGAGCATCGCCCTGATTGTGGGGGCCAACATCGGCACCACTGTGTCGGCAGTGACGGCCAGCCTGAACAGCAATGTGGACGCCCGCCGGGCCGCCATCGGGCACCTGGCTTTGAAGATCCTGTTTGGGGTTGTGGTGGTGGTTTTTGCAGGTCAGGTGGCAGGCTGGATTTCTGCTTTCAGTGCCGGAGGAGAGCGCTTTGTGGCCAACGTGCACACCCTGTTCAATGTGCTGGTGCTGCTGGTGGTGGTGCCCTTCCTGACCCCCATTGTGCGGTTGCTGGAGCGTGTCATTCCCACCCCACCGGACCCCCATGCCCCCAGATACCTGGATCTGGAACAGCCCGTGCAGGATCCAGAACTGCTGTACGGACTGGCCCTGCGGGAAACCGTTCATGTGGCTGAACGGACAGAGGGGCTGTACGAGATGGCCATCCAGCGGCTGCATGGCAAAGACGTGCAGGAACAGGTGGAAGCGGGCGAGCAGCACGTGGACCGTCTGGTCAACACCGTGGTGATCACGCTGGGTCGCCTGAGTGGCAAAGTGGAGGAGTCCCGCCTGTCTGCACTCTTGCTGGCGGTCAATGAACTGGAAGCCATTGCAGACCTCTGCAAGCGTCTGGTGCGGCAACCCCGCAAACTGGAGCGGCGCGGTCACCGTTTTTCCAGCGAAGGCGAGCGGGAACTGCTGGACAGTGCAGCGCAATTGCGGGAGCACATGGTGCGCTGTGTGACCTCGCTCAGCGAACGGCGCAACCTGGTGCAGGACGGGGAGGCCTTCGAGAAAAAACTGATTGCCCAGCGGATCAGTCACCTGCACCGCCTCTCCGAAAAAAGCGACTCCCGCGAATCCAGCAGCATCCACCTGGACATCATGACCGTGCTTGAGCAGATCCACAGCGGATTTAACCGGGTGGCGAGGCTGTCAGAGGAAATCTGA